A window of the Nitrosopumilus ureiphilus genome harbors these coding sequences:
- a CDS encoding sulfurtransferase TusA family protein, whose protein sequence is MSESTEKKLDATGLFCPEPVFRTKIEIERMQVGETLTVSADDPAAEDDISRWVTRNGHELLHLSKDGDVITFQIKKVK, encoded by the coding sequence ATGTCTGAATCTACTGAAAAAAAATTAGACGCAACTGGATTGTTTTGCCCAGAACCTGTGTTTAGAACAAAAATTGAAATCGAACGAATGCAAGTTGGTGAAACATTAACTGTGTCTGCAGATGATCCTGCTGCTGAAGATGATATCTCTAGATGGGTTACAAGAAACGGTCATGAATTATTACATTTATCCAAAGATGGCGATGTTATAACATTTCAAATTAAAAAGGTGAAATAG
- the trxB gene encoding thioredoxin-disulfide reductase: MMAAGAGATVLETNDSDPMKPDKTRTKFDVIIIGAGPSGYTAGIYCSRAGYDTLILSGILPGGQLVNTTEVENYPGFENGIMGPDLMIDMRKQSQRMGTTIIDDEAVDIDFRRSPFKVLTASEEYEGRAVIIATGANPRKMGLAGEQTFAGKGVSYCATCDGPFFRNQEIVVVGGGDSAIEEATFLTKFATTVHIVHRRDELRASKVMQERALNNEKIRIHWDSVVIDIKGDQKMQQVILKNLKTNEETTIDAGGLFIAIGHEPNTKLFKDQIDLDDEGYIVLKNKTHTNIEGVFAAGDVHDRNYRQAVTAAGYGCMAAIDVDKYLTESADKKE; this comes from the coding sequence ATGATGGCAGCAGGTGCAGGTGCAACGGTACTAGAAACAAATGATAGCGATCCGATGAAACCAGACAAAACCAGAACAAAGTTCGATGTAATCATTATTGGTGCAGGGCCATCAGGTTATACTGCAGGAATTTATTGCTCCAGGGCAGGTTATGACACTTTAATTTTATCAGGAATACTTCCAGGAGGTCAATTGGTAAACACTACAGAAGTGGAAAATTATCCTGGATTTGAAAATGGGATTATGGGCCCAGATTTAATGATAGACATGAGAAAACAATCTCAAAGAATGGGAACAACAATTATTGATGATGAAGCAGTGGATATAGATTTTAGACGAAGCCCGTTCAAAGTTTTAACAGCTTCTGAGGAATATGAGGGACGTGCAGTGATTATTGCAACGGGTGCCAATCCAAGAAAAATGGGATTAGCCGGAGAGCAAACATTTGCAGGGAAAGGTGTTTCGTATTGTGCAACATGTGATGGACCATTCTTTAGAAATCAAGAAATAGTCGTAGTTGGCGGAGGAGATTCCGCCATAGAAGAAGCAACATTCCTTACAAAATTTGCCACAACTGTCCACATTGTACATAGAAGAGATGAATTGCGTGCAAGCAAAGTAATGCAAGAGCGTGCATTGAATAATGAAAAAATAAGAATTCATTGGGACTCAGTAGTAATAGACATCAAAGGAGATCAGAAAATGCAACAAGTGATTCTAAAAAATCTAAAAACAAATGAAGAAACAACAATTGATGCTGGAGGTCTTTTTATTGCAATAGGCCATGAGCCAAATACAAAATTATTCAAAGATCAAATTGATTTAGATGATGAAGGTTATATTGTCTTAAAAAATAAAACCCATACAAATATTGAAGGGGTTTTTGCAGCGGGGGATGTCCACGATAGAAATTATAGACAAGCAGTTACTGCTGCAGGGTATGGATGTATGGCAGCAATTGATGTTGACAAATATCTAACAGAAAGTGCAGATAAGAAAGAATGA
- a CDS encoding universal stress protein — MAIKTKKILVPLDGSKNSIRGLDMAIHIARQSHGTIVALSIKSVPGIYAIHPLGFLDFNSMTEVKKTLDDAKIRSAKKGIQLTGKAITGDPGYDIAKFANNKKNGIDLVVIGARGRGSAKELFLGSVSNYVLHKSKKPILIVK; from the coding sequence GTGGCAATTAAAACTAAGAAAATTCTAGTTCCACTTGATGGCTCAAAAAATTCAATTCGTGGTTTAGATATGGCCATTCATATTGCAAGACAATCTCATGGTACAATCGTTGCATTATCTATAAAATCTGTCCCTGGAATTTATGCAATTCATCCACTTGGTTTCTTGGATTTTAATTCAATGACTGAAGTAAAAAAAACTCTTGATGATGCAAAAATAAGATCTGCTAAAAAGGGAATTCAATTAACTGGAAAGGCAATAACAGGTGATCCTGGATATGATATTGCAAAATTTGCTAATAACAAGAAAAATGGAATTGATTTGGTTGTAATTGGAGCTCGTGGAAGAGGTTCTGCCAAAGAACTTTTCTTGGGAAGTGTCTCAAATTACGTTTTACATAAATCCAAAAAGCCAATCTTGATTGTAAAATAA
- a CDS encoding sulfide-dependent adenosine diphosphate thiazole synthase, with protein sequence MQEATVAEQSNKIFTDVREVEITRAIANEFHDVLIDRADSDVIIIGAGPAGLTASRELSNMGFKVLVIEQNNYLGGGYWLGGYMMNPVTVREPAQKFWDELGVPYKKVADGLYLTPGPHAVSKLIAAACDAGVKFLQLTKFDDLVLKNGRVVGIVVNWMPVSALPRNITCVDPVALEAKIIIDASGHDSVAVKRLVDRGLAKWKGMEPMHVNDGEEHVVHKTGEVYPGLIAAGMSVTETHGLARMGPTFGSMLYSGKKAAEITAAKIKELER encoded by the coding sequence ATGCAAGAAGCAACAGTAGCAGAGCAATCTAACAAAATATTTACCGATGTACGTGAAGTTGAAATTACACGTGCAATTGCAAATGAATTTCATGACGTGTTAATTGACAGAGCAGATTCAGACGTTATTATCATAGGAGCAGGTCCTGCAGGATTAACAGCAAGTAGAGAACTTTCAAACATGGGTTTCAAAGTTCTCGTAATTGAACAAAACAACTACCTTGGTGGAGGTTATTGGTTAGGTGGATATATGATGAATCCAGTGACAGTTAGAGAACCTGCACAGAAATTTTGGGATGAGTTAGGAGTACCATACAAAAAAGTGGCAGATGGTTTGTATCTAACTCCAGGACCTCATGCAGTATCAAAATTAATTGCAGCAGCATGCGATGCAGGAGTGAAATTCCTTCAACTAACAAAATTTGACGACCTAGTATTGAAAAATGGCAGAGTAGTAGGGATTGTTGTTAATTGGATGCCAGTTTCAGCATTACCACGAAACATTACATGTGTAGATCCAGTTGCACTAGAAGCAAAAATAATTATCGATGCATCAGGTCATGATTCAGTTGCTGTAAAAAGACTAGTAGATAGAGGATTAGCAAAATGGAAAGGAATGGAGCCAATGCATGTCAATGATGGGGAAGAACACGTAGTTCACAAAACAGGAGAAGTTTATCCAGGATTAATTGCAGCAGGAATGTCAGTTACTGAAACACATGGATTAGCAAGAATGGGCCCAACATTTGGTTCTATGTTATACTCTGGAAAAAAGGCAGCTGAGATAACAGCGGCAAAAATCAAAGAGTTAGAAAGATAG
- a CDS encoding lactate/malate family dehydrogenase codes for MISIIGSGRVGASIAFLCVSNALDDVLLINRTKDKAIGESLDIANSIPPTSKFSIHGTDDYSTLSGSDIVVIAASTGLYFKDRTENMVSQIAMIKEIAEKIKQYCPSTIVLLVSNPLDVLTYFFQKESGFSRFKVIGIASSLDSSRFRYLISEKFSVPQSSIAGALVLGEHGNSMVPIFSNARIDGKSLSSMLNDDEKNVIRTEIRNYWKKLRKFKSRSQFGIAKNTYDVLETIIQKKEFSVPASVVLQGEYGANNVAMGVPMKINQNGVSEIKEIELDKSETELLMNSSQKIQNQIKSAQS; via the coding sequence TTGATTTCAATTATTGGTAGCGGTAGAGTCGGCGCATCTATTGCATTTCTTTGTGTATCTAATGCCTTGGATGATGTTTTACTAATCAATCGCACTAAAGACAAAGCAATAGGCGAATCATTGGATATTGCAAATTCCATTCCACCAACTTCAAAATTTTCTATTCATGGGACTGATGATTATTCTACATTATCTGGTTCTGATATTGTTGTGATTGCTGCAAGTACCGGACTTTATTTTAAAGATAGAACAGAAAACATGGTTTCACAAATTGCCATGATTAAAGAAATTGCAGAAAAAATTAAACAATATTGTCCATCTACCATTGTTCTATTGGTTTCAAATCCACTTGATGTGCTGACTTATTTTTTCCAAAAAGAATCTGGATTTTCAAGATTCAAAGTAATTGGAATTGCATCTAGTCTTGATTCTAGCAGATTTCGATATTTGATTTCAGAAAAATTCTCTGTTCCTCAATCTTCAATTGCTGGAGCATTAGTTCTAGGTGAGCATGGAAATTCCATGGTTCCTATATTTTCTAATGCTAGGATTGATGGTAAATCTCTTTCTTCTATGTTAAATGATGATGAAAAGAATGTGATTAGAACTGAAATTAGAAATTACTGGAAAAAATTAAGAAAATTCAAAAGCAGATCTCAGTTTGGCATCGCAAAAAATACCTATGACGTTTTAGAAACAATTATTCAGAAAAAAGAATTCTCTGTTCCTGCATCTGTCGTTCTCCAAGGAGAGTATGGTGCAAATAATGTGGCAATGGGTGTGCCTATGAAAATTAATCAAAACGGGGTTTCTGAAATAAAGGAAATTGAGCTAGACAAATCTGAAACCGAATTATTGATGAATTCCTCACAAAAAATACAAAATCAAATAAAATCTGCTCAAAGTTGA
- a CDS encoding DUF6775 family putative metallopeptidase — protein sequence MLKISKIILYDEPTIPEIQLDRLGKFLTETFPIKIETRKNFFSNLDDKTYEKIASIKILDIKKPFQKHDPSVKDVLTEKENTYMSKIEEMPLYDGIEFQKIISESIPKNENRSDILNVIFTNKLICTFDESDFRYHARVIIGSNPTIISTTGIVEAPAKPKQYYLDLITNGSKERIDEIKKKYSGKFLEYHDLRMSEIVEGYLLQSIFYYETGDVFCTDKNCRLFNAHWQEELIYTQLENRKLCNKHEEILKVLKNQL from the coding sequence ATGTTGAAAATTTCTAAAATTATTCTATATGATGAACCCACAATTCCTGAAATTCAATTAGACAGATTAGGGAAATTTCTCACAGAGACATTTCCAATAAAAATTGAAACAAGAAAAAACTTCTTCAGTAATTTAGATGATAAAACATATGAGAAAATTGCAAGCATCAAAATTTTAGACATAAAAAAACCATTTCAAAAACATGATCCATCAGTTAAAGATGTTTTAACTGAAAAAGAAAACACCTACATGTCTAAAATAGAGGAAATGCCACTATACGATGGAATTGAATTTCAGAAGATCATTTCAGAATCAATACCAAAAAATGAAAATAGATCAGATATTCTAAATGTAATTTTTACAAACAAGCTTATCTGTACGTTTGATGAAAGTGATTTCAGATATCATGCAAGAGTAATTATTGGCTCCAACCCAACAATCATTTCAACCACAGGCATAGTGGAAGCTCCTGCAAAACCAAAACAATACTATTTAGATTTAATCACAAATGGTTCAAAAGAAAGAATTGATGAAATCAAGAAAAAATACAGTGGAAAATTTTTAGAATATCACGATTTGCGAATGTCAGAAATTGTTGAAGGATACCTTCTACAATCCATCTTTTATTATGAAACAGGCGATGTATTTTGCACAGATAAAAACTGTAGACTGTTTAATGCACATTGGCAGGAGGAATTAATTTACACTCAATTAGAAAATAGAAAATTGTGCAATAAGCATGAAGAAATTCTAAAAGTACTAAAAAATCAACTTTGA
- a CDS encoding CBS domain-containing protein codes for MDSTFVNQIMSKNVLTADKSTSLQEAAQNMTKLNIGCVIVTENSKPIGIITERDFVTKVAAEGRPLFTEISEVMSSPLITIDPEETIWEASEMMKEKLIHKLPVKENNQIVGIVTTTDIVKISSVGSDSEMRRICDQIIMRMKDE; via the coding sequence ATGGACAGTACATTTGTAAATCAAATTATGAGTAAAAATGTGCTAACCGCTGACAAGTCAACATCATTACAAGAAGCAGCACAAAACATGACTAAATTAAACATAGGTTGTGTCATTGTCACAGAAAATTCCAAACCAATTGGGATAATTACTGAGCGAGATTTCGTCACAAAAGTTGCTGCTGAAGGAAGACCATTATTTACAGAGATCTCAGAAGTAATGTCATCACCATTAATTACAATAGATCCTGAAGAAACAATTTGGGAAGCTTCAGAAATGATGAAAGAAAAATTAATTCACAAACTCCCAGTCAAAGAAAACAATCAGATTGTGGGAATAGTGACTACTACAGATATTGTAAAAATATCTAGTGTCGGATCAGACTCTGAAATGCGCAGAATATGTGATCAAATTATTATGAGAATGAAAGATGAATAA
- a CDS encoding universal stress protein, which translates to MFQNILVPFDLSDQSTRAFKVALDVAKKYQSKVTLLTCLEGDAWHHKYYDSRADKELIKKQSKVTKKHIEKLESFAEKNSIAIKSQIITSKSVVNDIVTYAKSRKHDLIVIGSHGRSGFDKVLLGSVANGVSQKTRCPVLIVK; encoded by the coding sequence ATGTTTCAAAATATTCTTGTTCCTTTTGATCTGTCTGATCAATCGACTCGGGCCTTTAAAGTGGCTTTAGATGTGGCAAAAAAATATCAATCTAAAGTTACTCTTCTGACCTGCCTCGAGGGCGATGCGTGGCATCACAAATATTATGATTCAAGAGCAGATAAAGAGTTAATTAAAAAACAAAGCAAGGTTACAAAAAAGCATATTGAAAAACTCGAATCTTTTGCAGAAAAAAATAGCATTGCTATCAAATCTCAAATTATTACTTCAAAATCTGTTGTAAATGATATTGTGACTTATGCAAAATCACGAAAACATGATCTTATTGTAATTGGTTCTCATGGAAGAAGTGGTTTTGACAAAGTTCTCTTAGGTAGTGTTGCAAATGGAGTATCTCAGAAAACTCGCTGCCCTGTTTTGATTGTAAAATAA
- a CDS encoding cysteine synthase family protein, which yields MTTVTDTDVLSRVGNTPLVKLNSLSHGNVEYFAKLEGHNPFGSVKDRAAYWMIKDGEERGILTKGKSIIIEPTSGNTGIALTGIANVLGYKVEIVIPEKASNETKDIIRSLGAKVFETSDDLCPKVGAGTDQSIALATSIASSRPDTYYSPNQYANEANFKGHYVGTGPEIWKQTEGKVTHFFTGVGTGGTITGIGTFLKEKNPNVKIIGCQPQQNHLIQGWRNFEESAKPDLFLKREDVVDDWVSVDNKEAFSVVKEVFEKDRLLISPSSAAVYACMKKYPIEGTACVVGIFADDGRKFKSVYAAQNVMSEEEFEHSLKEAKYMSDLAY from the coding sequence ATGACTACTGTAACTGATACAGATGTCTTGAGTCGTGTGGGAAATACTCCACTTGTAAAACTGAATTCCCTTTCTCATGGTAATGTTGAATATTTTGCAAAACTGGAAGGTCATAATCCATTTGGTTCTGTAAAGGACAGAGCGGCATATTGGATGATTAAAGACGGTGAAGAACGAGGAATTTTAACAAAAGGGAAAAGCATAATCATTGAACCAACTTCTGGTAATACTGGAATTGCGTTAACTGGTATTGCAAATGTATTGGGTTACAAAGTTGAGATAGTAATTCCTGAAAAAGCCAGCAATGAAACCAAGGATATCATTAGAAGTCTTGGCGCAAAAGTATTTGAGACAAGTGATGATTTATGTCCTAAAGTTGGGGCTGGAACAGATCAAAGTATTGCATTAGCTACATCCATTGCATCATCCAGACCTGATACATATTATTCTCCCAATCAATATGCAAACGAGGCAAATTTCAAGGGTCATTATGTTGGAACTGGTCCTGAAATTTGGAAACAAACTGAGGGAAAAGTGACTCATTTCTTTACAGGTGTTGGTACTGGTGGGACCATTACAGGTATTGGTACTTTTCTTAAAGAAAAAAATCCTAATGTAAAGATCATTGGTTGTCAACCCCAGCAAAATCATTTGATTCAGGGATGGAGAAACTTTGAAGAGTCTGCAAAACCCGATTTGTTTTTAAAACGAGAAGATGTTGTAGATGATTGGGTTTCTGTTGATAACAAAGAAGCATTTTCTGTAGTAAAAGAAGTATTTGAAAAAGATCGACTCTTGATTAGTCCTTCATCTGCAGCAGTTTATGCATGTATGAAGAAATATCCTATTGAAGGCACTGCATGTGTGGTAGGAATTTTTGCTGATGATGGGCGAAAGTTCAAGAGTGTTTATGCTGCACAAAATGTCATGTCTGAAGAAGAATTTGAACATTCTTTGAAAGAGGCAAAATACATGTCTGATTTAGCATATTAG
- the cofE gene encoding coenzyme F420-0:L-glutamate ligase produces MQIIPILIEKEIEPLDDISELVLKSCELNDGDIIVIAQKIISKQEGRIVNLSTVVPSLLSQGIGSQYQKDPRLIELILSETKRIVRMKNGILIVETKNGFICANAGIDESNVQKGYATLLPINSDISAESIRYNILKQTNKNVAVIISDTFGRPFRMGQTNCAIGISGLNPIIDYAGTFDSFQKILRVTAIAVADELSSAAELVMGKALKSPIAIIRNYSFEIEEHVIDELIRPEHEDLFR; encoded by the coding sequence TTGCAAATTATCCCAATTCTCATTGAAAAAGAAATTGAACCCTTAGATGATATATCTGAACTAGTCTTGAAATCTTGCGAATTAAATGATGGTGACATAATTGTTATTGCACAAAAAATAATTTCAAAACAAGAAGGAAGAATTGTTAATTTATCTACTGTAGTTCCTTCATTACTATCCCAAGGAATTGGGTCTCAATATCAAAAGGATCCTCGCTTAATTGAATTAATTTTATCTGAAACAAAACGAATAGTCAGAATGAAAAACGGGATATTGATTGTTGAAACAAAAAATGGATTTATTTGTGCAAATGCAGGTATTGATGAAAGTAATGTACAAAAAGGATATGCTACTTTATTGCCCATAAATTCTGATATTTCTGCAGAATCAATTCGTTACAATATACTAAAACAAACTAACAAAAATGTGGCAGTCATTATTTCTGATACTTTTGGTAGGCCTTTCCGCATGGGTCAAACTAATTGTGCAATAGGCATTTCTGGATTAAATCCCATAATTGATTATGCTGGAACATTTGATTCTTTTCAAAAGATTCTACGTGTTACTGCAATTGCTGTAGCAGATGAGCTTTCTTCTGCAGCAGAATTGGTGATGGGAAAAGCCTTGAAATCCCCAATCGCAATAATTCGTAATTATTCATTTGAAATTGAAGAACATGTTATTGATGAATTAATTCGTCCAGAACACGAGGATCTTTTTAGATAA
- a CDS encoding DMT family transporter: MLQKYDQSQLGYVFAILAAVMFGSVSVIAKPLVSSVDPILLASLVYIISAITLSPFAQKKKKSLTKKDLLLVFSIAICGAVIAPSLYFVGLTHASASDAALIANGEVFFSVLLAVMFFRERLKLVGGIAVLLVLAGMVIITTNLDFTTFTLQQIHYKDMLLIFSMLFWALDNNLSRYLAQKMDVANIVQIKSAIGGIMLFVIALLVFRVDINIEVEQIIPILLLGTVGFAASLYFFLQGLKRIGTVRTITIFSMSSIFGLVAASIFLSEQIGFHQIVAAGIMIFGVYLVSRKESVISPV, translated from the coding sequence ATGCTGCAAAAATATGATCAGTCACAGTTAGGATATGTATTTGCAATATTAGCTGCTGTCATGTTTGGTTCAGTGTCTGTTATAGCAAAACCACTTGTATCATCAGTTGATCCTATCTTGCTGGCATCTTTGGTTTACATCATATCTGCCATTACTTTGAGTCCTTTTGCACAAAAGAAAAAGAAGAGTCTTACAAAAAAAGATCTTTTGTTGGTTTTTTCAATCGCAATTTGTGGCGCCGTTATTGCACCAAGTCTGTATTTTGTAGGATTGACTCATGCGAGTGCATCAGATGCAGCCTTGATTGCTAATGGAGAAGTATTTTTTTCTGTTTTACTTGCAGTGATGTTTTTTAGAGAGAGGTTAAAACTAGTTGGGGGAATTGCAGTTCTTCTAGTTCTGGCGGGCATGGTGATTATTACTACAAATTTGGATTTTACAACTTTTACCTTGCAGCAGATACACTACAAGGATATGTTACTAATTTTCTCAATGTTGTTTTGGGCACTCGATAATAATCTCAGTAGATACCTTGCACAAAAAATGGATGTTGCAAATATTGTTCAGATAAAATCTGCCATAGGAGGAATAATGCTGTTTGTAATTGCTTTATTGGTATTTAGAGTAGATATTAACATAGAAGTAGAGCAGATAATCCCAATTTTGTTGTTGGGCACTGTTGGTTTTGCAGCATCACTTTATTTTTTCTTGCAGGGACTAAAGAGAATAGGTACAGTTAGAACTATAACCATATTTTCAATGTCATCAATATTTGGTCTAGTTGCAGCTTCAATATTTTTATCAGAACAGATTGGTTTCCACCAGATTGTTGCTGCAGGAATTATGATATTTGGAGTTTATCTTGTAAGTAGAAAAGAATCAGTAATTAGCCCTGTCTAG
- a CDS encoding CBS domain-containing protein produces the protein MLDVKNIKLSELITKPITINPNATLLKTREHLLKNKVKRVIVVDKKRPIGVITEKDIAKKIYELGSKPINSVKAKEFIPKKLFTLTGDNTVNECAKMMKKHRISLVIITNNDNTLRGIVTETDLVKAFLTKESTSFKVSKIMKKDLITASPSDPILHVESLLLKYGISRVIIQRNQMPVGIITFRDFVPAKIPQWIAESADPKEVQEYKFKKGLEEIHSNQMSYLFPFHATDIMATNPITVDMDDDVKNAITSMIKNDISGLPVVKKSKLVGIITKSDIVAALAV, from the coding sequence ATGTTGGATGTCAAAAATATAAAATTATCAGAATTAATCACAAAGCCAATTACAATTAATCCAAATGCCACATTATTAAAAACTAGGGAGCACCTATTAAAAAACAAAGTAAAACGCGTAATTGTTGTTGATAAGAAAAGACCCATTGGAGTAATTACTGAAAAAGACATTGCAAAAAAAATTTATGAATTAGGTTCAAAACCAATCAATTCTGTAAAAGCAAAAGAGTTCATCCCTAAGAAATTATTTACCTTAACTGGAGACAATACCGTAAATGAATGTGCAAAGATGATGAAGAAACACAGAATCAGCCTAGTAATCATTACAAATAATGACAACACATTACGAGGAATTGTAACTGAGACAGATCTTGTAAAAGCATTCCTTACAAAAGAGTCAACATCATTCAAAGTTTCAAAAATTATGAAAAAAGATCTAATCACTGCCTCCCCTAGCGATCCAATATTACACGTAGAAAGCCTATTGCTAAAATACGGCATATCAAGAGTAATTATTCAAAGAAATCAAATGCCAGTAGGAATCATTACATTCAGAGATTTTGTGCCTGCAAAAATACCACAATGGATTGCAGAATCAGCAGACCCTAAAGAAGTTCAAGAATACAAATTCAAAAAGGGCTTGGAAGAAATTCATTCAAATCAAATGAGTTATCTTTTTCCATTCCATGCCACAGACATAATGGCAACAAACCCCATCACAGTCGATATGGATGACGATGTCAAAAATGCAATAACCAGCATGATCAAAAATGACATTAGTGGTTTGCCAGTTGTCAAAAAATCAAAATTGGTAGGAATAATTACAAAATCAGACATAGTAGCAGCATTAGCTGTGTAA
- a CDS encoding PHP-associated domain-containing protein gives MKMTINAELHCHNSFSNFHVGEEEPPYDCNVSIRDQLDRSYNLGLDAIFVTNHNTLDGYHQLLEYKNDHEKFKKMDVFPAEEITIDNGAHVLAYGIHDQIPAGISLEEVIDKVRDQGGVSSAPHPFSLLDALRDNAKKCDMVEVFNSNNVDILSNARATQFALDNNMIQVAGSDSHVLSTLGRCVNVIDSENNLDDILQAMKHGKIHVSQTGYALQSETLDHLKYKINNSKEYLIDYISEHYPNTKWLLTLLLRVYDSNQNSHMWSLFYKIAIYLMRRISQKINFQNQDPSFMKDRHLATMFKMAL, from the coding sequence ATGAAAATGACAATTAATGCTGAATTACACTGTCATAATTCATTTTCAAATTTTCATGTTGGTGAAGAAGAGCCTCCATACGATTGTAATGTCTCAATAAGAGATCAACTTGATCGTTCATATAATTTAGGATTAGATGCAATTTTTGTAACAAATCATAACACCCTTGATGGATATCATCAATTACTTGAATACAAAAATGATCATGAAAAATTCAAAAAAATGGATGTTTTTCCAGCTGAGGAGATTACAATCGATAATGGGGCACATGTCTTGGCCTATGGAATTCATGATCAAATCCCTGCAGGAATTTCTCTTGAAGAAGTTATTGATAAAGTAAGAGATCAGGGTGGAGTGTCATCTGCCCCTCATCCGTTTAGTCTTCTGGATGCATTACGCGATAATGCAAAAAAATGTGATATGGTTGAAGTTTTCAATAGTAACAATGTTGACATCTTATCTAATGCTCGAGCAACCCAATTTGCATTGGATAACAACATGATTCAAGTTGCAGGTAGCGATTCACATGTCTTATCGACTCTTGGAAGATGTGTTAATGTAATTGATTCTGAAAATAATCTTGATGATATTTTACAAGCAATGAAACATGGAAAAATCCATGTTTCTCAAACAGGGTATGCATTACAATCAGAAACACTAGATCATCTGAAATACAAAATCAACAATTCCAAAGAATACTTGATTGACTATATTTCTGAACATTATCCAAATACAAAATGGCTTTTAACATTATTACTGAGAGTTTATGATTCAAATCAAAATAGTCACATGTGGTCTTTATTCTACAAAATTGCAATCTATTTGATGAGAAGAATTTCACAAAAAATCAATTTTCAAAATCAGGATCCAAGTTTTATGAAAGATAGACATCTGGCTACCATGTTCAAAATGGCATTGTGA